The Candidatus Zixiibacteriota bacterium region GGAATATCAGGTTCGGTTCAGAGATTAAAAATCAAATACAATGAAATAGACAAGGTCTTTATCTCGCATATGCATCCGGATCATATCGCCGGTATATTCATGGAACTGCAGTTGATGTATCTCGATAATAGAAAAAAGCCGCTTGATATTTATATGCCAAATGAATCGCTTAAGGGAATGGAAAAAGCGATAGATATGTTCTATTTATTTAGAGAAAAATTCCCTTTCGATTTCAAGCTTATACCGGTAAAACCAAATCCTGTGTATAGAGGAAACGAGTTTACGCTATTTGCTTATCTCAATGAGCATTTTAGAAGCAATGCCCAGGTTATAAAAAAGTTCCGCAAGCCTAATAAGATGCAATCCTATAGCTATACCATTAATATAAACGGCAAACGAATATTTTATTCGGGCGATATTCAAAACGAAAACGACATTGCCGGTTTGCTTGATGATATTCATACTGCCATCATAGAGGGCTTGCATGTTGATTTTAAGTCGCTGGCTGAGATATGCGCTTTAAATAAGATTAAGAGGCTCGTGTTGACTCATCTTGACGAGAAATCGTTTAGCAAGCCTGACAAGTTATTCAATATTGCCCAAAAAGCAGGACTAAAAAAGCTGGTTATCGCCTATGATGGCTTGCGTTTGGTGATATAACATAAGCTAAGAATATTAGAATGTAAGTGGAATCAAAAAATCAATTATATCGGCGCACGGCATTCGCTATAGGCGGAATGGTTTGCCCGTTTTTTCAGCTTAGTAAAATTACTAAGAGCAGGCGAGGACATCTGCCGCTTATGAAGGGGCAGACAAGGACATACGAAATATAACATACGCAAAGGATACTAAAATGTCAGCGGAAATAAAAACAGCGAATATCAAATGGGTCGAGAAGATGAAATTTGTCGGGACTGGCCCCAGCGGCAGGTCTATTGTTATGGATACGCCGGAATCATCCGGCGGGGATGGCAGCGCAGTTATGCCCAGCGAATTAGTGCTAATCGGATTAGGCGGCTGCACCGGTGTTGATGTTGTATCCATGTTGGCTAAAATGCGTGTGCCTCTTCGGGATTTAAAAATCGATATTGAGGCTGAACCGGTTGATGCGTATCCGAAAACATATAAGCGCATTAAGATAATCTATAAATTCTATGGTTGTGATAACCATAACAAAGCTAAGAAAGCTGTCGGATTATCAAAGGAAAAATATTGCTCGGTGTCGGTAATACTATCAAAATCTGCCGAGATGAGCCATGAGATTGTGTTCGAGGATTAAATTTGGGTTAGCTTACTATGCAGTTCTTGGCATATTGGATTTTAAGAATGCGTGTTGCATAACTTTCTGGTTACCAAGCGGCGCTTGGCAATCAGTTCCATATTATTCAGCAAGCCCTAAATACCTTGACTTAAAGCAATAATAAATACATTATAATACCTATAATATAAAGCTTATGGAACGAACTGCCTCTGAAATAATCAAATCGTATATCTATCGTCATAAACGCACCTTAATTTGGGGCATGCTGGCTATCGTCATCACAACAATTTTCACAATGGCCGCTCCCTGGATACTCCGTCGGGCAATTAACGCGCTTGAAACCGATGTAACTGCCGGTAAACTGATTATATATGCCTCGGCGATAGTAGGCGCAACT contains the following coding sequences:
- a CDS encoding OsmC family protein codes for the protein MSAEIKTANIKWVEKMKFVGTGPSGRSIVMDTPESSGGDGSAVMPSELVLIGLGGCTGVDVVSMLAKMRVPLRDLKIDIEAEPVDAYPKTYKRIKIIYKFYGCDNHNKAKKAVGLSKEKYCSVSVILSKSAEMSHEIVFED
- a CDS encoding MBL fold metallo-hydrolase, with product MNKIIFTGTASGYPSKERACSSFILQADGKLFQFDAGEGISGSVQRLKIKYNEIDKVFISHMHPDHIAGIFMELQLMYLDNRKKPLDIYMPNESLKGMEKAIDMFYLFREKFPFDFKLIPVKPNPVYRGNEFTLFAYLNEHFRSNAQVIKKFRKPNKMQSYSYTININGKRIFYSGDIQNENDIAGLLDDIHTAIIEGLHVDFKSLAEICALNKIKRLVLTHLDEKSFSKPDKLFNIAQKAGLKKLVIAYDGLRLVI